A stretch of DNA from Methylosinus sp. LW4:
TCGCCGAGCCGCGCGCGCCGGTCCAGCGCGGCGACGGCCGCGTGCAGAAGCCGCCGCACCGTCGGCGTATGCGCCTCGGTCAGACGCGAGAAGCCGAAGGCCGTCGCGACGGCGACGAGGAGCAGCGCCGCGGTGACGAGCCAATGCGTCGGCGTCGGCAGAAGCTTGTGCCAGTCCGCGCCGAAAATATGGCCGGCTCCCGCCCAGAAGAAGAAAACGATCGGCATATGCGTGGCGTAGAGCGAGAAGGAGAAATCCGCGAGCCGGCGATGCAGCGCCGAATCTCGCAGCGTAAAGCCGCTTTCCGAAAAGCGCAGCGTCGTCAGCAGATTGGCGAGCGTCGCCGCGGTGAGCGCGTCGGCGATGTCGTGCAGAGCCGGATTCGCCTCGAAGAGCGGCCCGCGCGCGGCGAGGCGGCCGACGACGAGCGCCGCGAGACAGATCCCCAGCGACAGATATTTGCCAGAGAGCAGCGGACGCGGCGCGCGGGCCGCCAGCGCGCCCATGGCCCATAGCGCGAAGCCGAAGGGCGCGCGCGAGGAGGGAATCGAGAGAAGGAGCAGCAGCAGCGCGCCGAGGGCGCAGCCGACAAGACGCGCGGGCTCCGAATAGGCGCGCGCCCAGGGAAGCAGCAGCAGAGGGAACAAAATATAGTACCAGAACTCGCAGGCCAGCGACCACAGCGGCCCGTCGGTGCCGGCCTGACCGGCCCAGATGTTCTGCTGCATGGCCAGCGTCGAGAGAATGCGCGAGGGCTCATAGGCGCCCTCGAGGCCGGGAAGCTCATAGACGCCCGCGCCGGCGAAGAACTCGCGGCCGAGCGCGTCGAGAGCGAAGGTCAGCGCCAGCGCCGGGACCAGCACCAGATAGATGCGGGCGAAGCGATCGATGAAATAGGCGCGCAGGAAGGGCGTGCGCCGCTCCATGGCCGCGAAGACGCGGCCGCCGACGAGAAAGCCCGACAGAACAAAGAAGACCGTCACCGCCTGATGCGAGAAGGCGGTGACGAACCACCAGAGATAGACCAGCGGCCCATGCGGCGCGACCATCATGTCGCTCAGCGAGATGAGCACATTGGCGTGAGCGAGCAGAACGGCGAGAGCGGCGAGCCAACGGGCGGCGTGAACGAAATCCGACAAAAAGACAGGCATGAAAACAGCGCTCTGTACGAAAAGGGCGTCGTCGAGGCTAGGGAAAGCGGCGCGCCGCGTCACCTTGCGGAAAGACCGCAGAGCGTGGCCGATGGGATAAGGCGACGCTCGCGGCGCGCCGGCAAAAGCTCGCCTCTGCGGGCCGGCTCCTGTATAGCTGGGCCGCGCGGGGGAGCGGCGAGCAGGAGCCAGGCCAGTGGAGAATTGGACGCCCGGAAGCTGGAGAGCGAGACCGATCGAGCAGACGCCGATCTATCAGGATCAGGCGGCGCTCGCCGATGTCGAGCGGCAGCTCGCCGGATTTCCGCCCCTCGTCTTCGCCGGCGAGGCGCGCAGCCTCAAGCGCTCGCTCGCCGAGGTCGCGGGCGGCCGCGCCTTTCTGCTGCAGGGCGGCGATTGCGCCGAGAGCTTCAGCGAGCATTCGGCCGACAATATCCGCGATTTCTTCCGCGTCTTCCTGCAAATGGCGGTGGTGCTGACCTATGCGGCGGCCTCGCCTGTGGTGAAGGTCGGCCGCATCGCCGGCCAATTCGCCAAGCCGCGCTCCGCCCCCACCGAGAAGCAGGGCGCGCTGGAGCTGCCGAGCTATCGCGGCGACATCATCAACGACATCGAATTCACCGCCGCCGCCCGCACGCCCGATCCGCAGCGCCAGCTGATGGCCTATCGGCAATCGGCGGCGACGCTCAACCTCATCCGCGCCTTCGCGACGGGCGGCTACGCCAATCTCGTCAATGCGCATCGCTGGATGCTGGGCTTCGTGCGCAACAGCCCGCTGTCGGACCGCTATTCGCAGCTCGCCGACCATATCAGCGAGACCTTGGGCTTCATGCGCGCCATCGGCCTCGATCCCGAGCATCATCCAGAGCTGCGCCAGACGGATTTCTACACCTCTCACGAGGCGCTGCTGCTCGGCTATGAGCAGGCGCTGACCCGCGTCGATTCGCTCGAGGGCGGCTATTTCGCCACCTCGGGCCATTTTCTCTGGATCGGCGACCGCACGCGCCAGGAGGACGGCGCCCATATCGAATATCTGCGCGGCGTGCAGAACCCCATCGGCCTCAAATGCGGGCCGAGCCTGAAGCCGGACGCGCTGCTGCGCCTCATCGACAGACTCGATCCGCAGAACGAGCCGGGGCGGCTGACGCTCATCTGCCGCTTCGGCTCCGACAAGGCCGCCGAGGCGCTGCCGCCGATCCTGCGCGCCGTCGCCCGCGAGGGGCGCAATGTCGTGTGGTGCTGCGACCCGATGCATGGCAACACGATCAGCGCCGGCGGCCGCAAGACCCGGCCTTTCGATCGCGTAATGGCGGAAATCCGCAATTTCTTCGAGGTTCACCGCGCCGAAGGCACCTATGCCGGCGGCATTCACCTCGAGATGACGGGACAGAATGTCACCGAATGCATGGGCGGCGCGCGCGATATTTCCGAGCAGGAGCTGGGCGTGCGCTACGACACCACCTGCGATCCGCGCCTCAACGCCGAGCAGGCGATAGAGGTGGCCTTCCTCGTCGCGGAATTGCTGAAGGCCGAGCGTCTCGCGCGCGACGCGCAGGAGCAGGACGCGGCGGAATAGAGACAAATCGGAAGCGAGCCTGAAGGCTCGCGGTCCAAAGCACTCCCTGGACCGCGAGCCTTCAGGCTCGCTTCATGCCCCGTGCGGCAAAAACCGGGATAATCACTCCGCCGCGGCGTGGACATTGGTGGCGGCGGGCCGCGGAGAGGCGAGCCGCGTGGCGATGATAATGCCCGCCAGCGTCGCCACATAGGCGACGAGCTGCAACGCCGTCGGCTGGTCGACATAGCCGATCAGCGTATGCAGCACACGGCCGAAGAGGCTGGAATCCGGCAGCACGCCGGATGTGTCCCACACGGTCTGCGACAGGGCGGTGATGATCCAGGCCTGTTGCAGAAAGCCGGCGCATTGCGCCGCGAGGCCCGCCGCCAGCAGAGTGATCATCGCCGTCGTCACGGCGAACAAATGCCGCGCCGGAATGGTGACGAGGCCGAAATAGGTGAGCGCGCTGACGCCCGCGCCGAGCACGAGGCCCGCCACGCCGCCGGCGAAAAGATCGGACGCCGTCTCGCCCGAGGCGAGAATTCCGTAGAGGAACAGCGCCACCTCCGAACCCTCGCGCAGCACGGCCACCGCGACGACCACCGCGAGAGCGAGAAAGGATTTCTCGCCCGAGACCGCGGCGCGGCCGGCCGCCGCCAGCTCGCTCGCCAGCTCGCGGCCGTGGCGCGCCATCCAAATATTATGCGTGGCGAGCATCACCACCGCCACCGCGAGGACGCCGGCGTTGAACAGCTCCTGCCCACGGCCGGCGACGGCCTGCGACAGCGCATCGGCGAACAGCGCGACGACGCCGGCGCCGAGCGCGCCCGCCGCCACGCCGCCGAAGACATAGGCTCGCGAGCCGCGCGCGCCGCGTGTGACGGCGAGCACGATGCCGATGACGAGACCCGCCTCTATGACCTCGCGAAAGACGATGATGAGTGCGCCCAGCATGGTGTGATCCTTACTCGACGACGAGCTCGCCCTTGGCCGTATCCTCGTGATATTCGCCGACGAAATGATAGCGGCCGGGCTTCAGCGGGCGCACGCGCACGGTGATCTCGGCCTTGCCGGCCACGACCTTCTCGATCTTGAGCGCCTTGCTCTCGAATTCCTCGGGCGTCGAGTCGAGATTCTTCACGACGATGGTGATCGGCTTGTCGGCGGGCGCATGCAGCTCGGCAGTCGAGAAGCGATGATCCTTGATGGAGATTTCGAGAGAGGTCTCGTCGGCCGCGACGGCGGCGCCGACGCCCGCCGCGAGAGCGGCGGCGACGAGAAGAATACGGGAGGATTTCATTTCACGCCTTTCGATGAATCGTTTCGACGCCTTCGCCCACGCCCCGCGTGAAGCGAAGCAAGAACCGGCCCACCGCCATGCGCGCGGCGGGCGTCACGACGCCCGCTCATGAATGCGCTACAGCTTGAATATGAAGGTAGTTAAAGGCTCCGCTCGCCACAACGGCGCGAGTTGAGATTGCTTCCAATGTGACCGGCTGGCGATACGATTCGGACGAAATGTCGCGACTCAGCCGGGATAGCCGTGACGCGCCTTGCTCGCATGCACCAGAGCGACGGCCTGAGCGTCGCGACCCGCCGCGCAGGCCGAGGCGGCGGCGGCGATCTCGTTCTGGATCGTCGCATAGACGCCCTGAGTCACGTGACCCATGGCGAGATCATTGTCCATGATCGCGCGATAGCGGCGGATGGCGCCGGAGCAGCCGGATCCGTCGGGAAGCTCGAAGCCAGCGGGCGTCGTGTTGCGAGTCGCGACCGCCGGCGCCTGCGCGACCGCGACGGGCTGCGCGGAATTGCAGGCGGCGAGGCACAGCGCCGCGATGATCGGGACGAAGAGCTTTGCGGATGTCATGGCGAAACCGAAATCCCTCGCATTATCGGACTGACTGCAGATGATTGACTGTCGGCGACGCGCCGAGCAAGTCGAAATTTCCCACCCTCTCACCGCGCGGGCGAATTTTGTGAGAGCAAGTCGCTGTGAAGCTCGAAATGGCTCGGACACGCTCTCCCGAGCCGATCCGATCGCAGCGGCGGCGGCTCCGTTGGAGTCAATTCGCAATAGAGCGACATCGAGGACTCGGACCGCACCGTGTCATGGTGCACTCTATTTCAATCTCCGAAGCGGACGATCCATATAGAAAGCCGACG
This window harbors:
- a CDS encoding cupredoxin domain-containing protein, whose amino-acid sequence is MKSSRILLVAAALAAGVGAAVAADETSLEISIKDHRFSTAELHAPADKPITIVVKNLDSTPEEFESKALKIEKVVAGKAEITVRVRPLKPGRYHFVGEYHEDTAKGELVVE
- a CDS encoding FTR1 family iron permease; the protein is MLGALIIVFREVIEAGLVIGIVLAVTRGARGSRAYVFGGVAAGALGAGVVALFADALSQAVAGRGQELFNAGVLAVAVVMLATHNIWMARHGRELASELAAAGRAAVSGEKSFLALAVVVAVAVLREGSEVALFLYGILASGETASDLFAGGVAGLVLGAGVSALTYFGLVTIPARHLFAVTTAMITLLAAGLAAQCAGFLQQAWIITALSQTVWDTSGVLPDSSLFGRVLHTLIGYVDQPTALQLVAYVATLAGIIIATRLASPRPAATNVHAAAE
- a CDS encoding class II 3-deoxy-7-phosphoheptulonate synthase, whose translation is MENWTPGSWRARPIEQTPIYQDQAALADVERQLAGFPPLVFAGEARSLKRSLAEVAGGRAFLLQGGDCAESFSEHSADNIRDFFRVFLQMAVVLTYAAASPVVKVGRIAGQFAKPRSAPTEKQGALELPSYRGDIINDIEFTAAARTPDPQRQLMAYRQSAATLNLIRAFATGGYANLVNAHRWMLGFVRNSPLSDRYSQLADHISETLGFMRAIGLDPEHHPELRQTDFYTSHEALLLGYEQALTRVDSLEGGYFATSGHFLWIGDRTRQEDGAHIEYLRGVQNPIGLKCGPSLKPDALLRLIDRLDPQNEPGRLTLICRFGSDKAAEALPPILRAVAREGRNVVWCCDPMHGNTISAGGRKTRPFDRVMAEIRNFFEVHRAEGTYAGGIHLEMTGQNVTECMGGARDISEQELGVRYDTTCDPRLNAEQAIEVAFLVAELLKAERLARDAQEQDAAE
- a CDS encoding acyltransferase family protein codes for the protein MPVFLSDFVHAARWLAALAVLLAHANVLISLSDMMVAPHGPLVYLWWFVTAFSHQAVTVFFVLSGFLVGGRVFAAMERRTPFLRAYFIDRFARIYLVLVPALALTFALDALGREFFAGAGVYELPGLEGAYEPSRILSTLAMQQNIWAGQAGTDGPLWSLACEFWYYILFPLLLLPWARAYSEPARLVGCALGALLLLLLSIPSSRAPFGFALWAMGALAARAPRPLLSGKYLSLGICLAALVVGRLAARGPLFEANPALHDIADALTAATLANLLTTLRFSESGFTLRDSALHRRLADFSFSLYATHMPIVFFFWAGAGHIFGADWHKLLPTPTHWLVTAALLLVAVATAFGFSRLTEAHTPTVRRLLHAAVAALDRRARLGERACWVGQGRAEGL